The Corynebacterium comes genome window below encodes:
- the glmS gene encoding glutamine--fructose-6-phosphate transaminase (isomerizing) produces MCGIVGYVGERQGLGIALEALRRMEYRGYDSSGIAVADGAGISLVKRAGKLANLEERIAEVGEDSMRGTTAIGHTRWATHGRPTDENAHPHLSYDGRAAIVHNGIIENFASLRTELEAAGIELSSETDSEVAAHLLARAYNEGETAGDFRASALAVLGRLEGAFTLLFTHADHPGQIIAARRSTPLIVGVGDGEMFLGSDVAAFIEFTKEAVELNQDNVVVITADGYEVLNFDGSAAQGRPFTIDWDLAAAEKAGYDSFMMKEIHEQPAAVRDTLAGHFHDGRVILDESNISENDLKSINQVFVVACGSAYHSGLLAKYAIEHWVRIPVQIEVASEFRYRDPVLDERTLVLAISQSGETADTLEAVRHARTQGAKVMAVCNTNGSQIPRESDAVLYTHAGPEIGVASTKAFLAQVAANYIVGLALAQAKGTKYPDEIREIWDALEGIPAKIEQLLAVKGQVKEIADDLGAVRTMLFLGRGVGFPVALEGALKLKELAYIHAEGFPAGELKHGPIALIEDDLPVVVVVPSPRGVKLLHSKIVSNIQEIRARGAKTIVIAEEGDDSVEPYANWLIRIPATSSIMQPLLATVPLQFLAADIARACGNDDIDKPRNLAKSVTVE; encoded by the coding sequence ATGTGTGGAATCGTTGGATACGTCGGTGAACGTCAGGGTCTTGGTATTGCGCTGGAGGCGCTGCGGCGGATGGAGTACCGCGGTTATGACTCGTCGGGCATCGCAGTCGCCGACGGCGCCGGGATCTCCCTGGTGAAGCGTGCCGGAAAGCTCGCCAACCTGGAGGAACGGATCGCCGAGGTCGGTGAGGACAGCATGCGGGGAACCACCGCCATCGGGCATACCCGCTGGGCCACCCACGGCCGACCCACCGATGAGAACGCCCACCCGCACCTGTCCTATGACGGCCGCGCGGCGATCGTCCACAACGGCATCATCGAGAACTTCGCCTCGCTGCGCACGGAACTCGAGGCGGCCGGCATCGAGCTCTCCTCCGAGACGGACTCCGAGGTGGCGGCCCATCTGCTGGCGCGCGCCTACAACGAGGGGGAGACCGCGGGCGATTTCCGGGCGTCCGCGCTCGCCGTCCTCGGCCGTCTCGAAGGTGCTTTCACCCTCCTGTTCACCCATGCCGACCACCCCGGCCAGATCATCGCTGCCCGCCGTTCGACGCCGCTGATCGTCGGTGTCGGTGACGGGGAGATGTTCCTGGGCTCGGACGTCGCCGCGTTCATCGAGTTCACCAAGGAAGCCGTCGAACTCAACCAGGACAACGTCGTGGTCATCACCGCCGACGGTTACGAGGTCCTCAACTTCGACGGCTCGGCCGCGCAGGGCCGTCCCTTCACCATCGACTGGGACCTGGCCGCCGCGGAGAAGGCCGGCTACGACTCTTTCATGATGAAGGAGATCCACGAGCAGCCCGCCGCCGTCCGCGACACCCTCGCCGGTCACTTCCATGACGGCCGCGTGATCCTCGACGAATCGAACATCTCCGAGAATGACCTCAAGAGCATCAACCAGGTCTTCGTCGTCGCCTGTGGCTCGGCCTACCACTCCGGTCTGCTGGCCAAGTACGCCATCGAGCACTGGGTGCGCATCCCCGTCCAGATCGAGGTGGCCTCCGAGTTCCGTTACCGCGACCCGGTGCTGGACGAGCGCACCCTGGTCCTGGCCATCTCCCAGTCCGGCGAAACCGCCGACACGCTGGAAGCCGTCCGCCACGCCAGGACCCAGGGCGCGAAGGTGATGGCGGTGTGCAACACCAACGGTTCCCAGATTCCGCGGGAATCCGACGCCGTGCTGTACACCCACGCCGGCCCGGAGATCGGTGTGGCGTCCACCAAGGCGTTCCTCGCGCAGGTGGCCGCGAACTACATCGTCGGACTGGCGCTCGCCCAGGCCAAGGGCACCAAGTACCCGGACGAGATCCGCGAGATCTGGGACGCGCTGGAGGGGATCCCCGCCAAGATTGAGCAGCTCCTGGCAGTGAAGGGCCAGGTCAAGGAGATCGCTGACGATCTCGGCGCCGTGCGCACCATGCTCTTCCTCGGTCGTGGCGTCGGCTTCCCCGTGGCGCTGGAGGGCGCACTCAAGCTCAAGGAGCTGGCTTACATCCATGCCGAAGGGTTCCCCGCCGGCGAGCTCAAGCACGGCCCCATCGCGCTGATCGAGGACGACCTGCCGGTGGTGGTCGTGGTGCCCTCGCCGCGCGGCGTGAAGCTGCTGCACTCCAAGATCGTGTCCAACATCCAGGAGATCCGGGCGCGCGGCGCGAAGACCATCGTCATCGCGGAGGAGGGCGATGATTCGGTGGAGCCCTACGCCAACTGGCTCATCCGCATCCCGGCGACCTCATCGATCATGCAGCCGCTGCTGGCCACCGTGCCGCTGCAGTTCCTCGCGGCGGACATCGCCCGCGCGTGCGGCAACGACGACATCGACAAGCCGCGCAACCTGGCCAAGTCGGTGACGGTGGAGTAG
- a CDS encoding NAD(P)/FAD-dependent oxidoreductase, translating into MSAHVVIVGNGIAGLTAGDTLRRLGYEGTITVVGEEPHATYSRPALSKVALAPGDDLDVGTLPAATHGATELLGRTVTGLDPANRVATLDDGTELTYDGLVIATGSHARRFTDSPREYTIRSLDDAARLKASLVNRPTVTVIGGGPLGMEVASGAVGLGCDVTLIHPGTPMELHLGPLLGGILTRAALEQGLNIIDSMVSSVREEGEGMAVTLTDGTVLTSDLVVTAAGDLPNTAWLESSGLLVDGRLIADERCRVTDSIVAAGDVVLIDRGEGPRRTPIWTAAIEQAKVAAAALIRGDDADPLDFQSYFWTDQWGLNLKMSGPIPQGTDPVVVKGSLEERSAVLHWPESGTAAALNMRMPIPRLHTLARTEPATP; encoded by the coding sequence ATGTCCGCACACGTCGTCATCGTCGGCAACGGCATCGCCGGCCTCACCGCAGGCGACACCCTGCGCCGCCTCGGCTACGAGGGGACCATCACCGTCGTCGGCGAGGAGCCCCACGCCACCTACTCCCGCCCCGCCCTGTCGAAGGTGGCGCTCGCCCCGGGCGACGACCTCGACGTGGGCACCCTGCCCGCGGCCACCCACGGCGCAACCGAACTGCTCGGCCGCACCGTCACCGGCCTCGATCCGGCCAACCGTGTGGCCACGCTCGACGACGGCACCGAGCTCACCTACGACGGCCTGGTCATCGCCACGGGCTCGCACGCCCGACGCTTCACCGACTCCCCCCGCGAATACACCATCCGCTCGCTCGACGACGCTGCCCGGCTCAAGGCCAGCCTGGTCAACCGCCCCACCGTCACCGTCATCGGCGGCGGGCCGCTGGGCATGGAGGTCGCCTCCGGCGCCGTGGGCCTGGGCTGCGACGTCACCCTCATCCACCCCGGCACACCGATGGAACTGCACCTGGGACCGCTGCTCGGCGGCATCCTCACCCGGGCCGCACTCGAACAGGGCCTGAACATCATCGACTCCATGGTCTCCTCCGTCCGCGAGGAAGGAGAAGGCATGGCGGTCACCCTCACCGACGGCACCGTACTCACCTCCGACCTGGTGGTCACCGCCGCCGGCGACCTCCCCAACACCGCCTGGCTGGAAAGTTCCGGGCTGCTTGTCGACGGCCGTCTCATCGCCGACGAGCGCTGCCGCGTCACCGACTCCATCGTCGCCGCCGGCGACGTCGTACTCATCGACCGTGGCGAGGGGCCGCGCCGCACCCCCATCTGGACAGCCGCCATCGAGCAGGCCAAGGTCGCCGCCGCCGCGCTGATCCGGGGCGACGACGCCGATCCCCTGGATTTCCAGTCCTACTTCTGGACCGACCAGTGGGGTCTCAACCTCAAGATGTCCGGCCCCATCCCGCAGGGCACCGACCCGGTGGTGGTCAAGGGTTCACTCGAGGAACGCTCGGCGGTCCTCCACTGGCCGGAGTCCGGCACCGCGGCAGCCCTGAACATGCGCATGCCGATCCCCCGTCTACACACGCTGGCCCGGACCGAGCCGGCGACGCCGTAG
- a CDS encoding ferredoxin, protein MSATTRIELDRPRCEGHGLCEEAAPHLMHLDDDGELIIDRAEIGPEDLDAARDAVRVCPVAALKLV, encoded by the coding sequence ATGAGTGCCACCACCCGCATCGAACTGGACCGCCCCCGCTGCGAAGGCCACGGCCTGTGCGAGGAGGCCGCGCCTCACCTCATGCACCTGGACGATGACGGCGAGCTCATCATCGACCGCGCCGAGATCGGCCCGGAAGACCTCGACGCCGCCCGCGACGCTGTCCGCGTCTGCCCCGTCGCCGCACTGAAGCTGGTGTGA
- a CDS encoding LysR family transcriptional regulator, giving the protein MNSQNPVQLSTGTFGVKLASVDLNLLVSLHAILEERSVTGAAERVGLSQPAMSHALRRIRKLFGDEILVREGGRSLLTPRAQELLGPLRVVLHGVAGLLGGPAFDPETSRRTVTVAMSSSMAYILGHAITTMLEEEAPRMGLRIITTTIPSDAVFTEQGVDVLLLAEGYEIDHPRERLFDDEWVVIGGVPEFHERDVIVTLQDWPHVALISDRLTRPYEVLRHRGVEVDVQVRINDYLLLPQFVAGARKVGLHRRSVAERMAEFYPLYLADFPFPMLGLGVDMVWNPWLGDDAFRRWLRDLLRRACDMQGVHRHD; this is encoded by the coding sequence ATGAATAGTCAGAACCCTGTCCAGCTGTCCACCGGGACCTTCGGGGTGAAGCTGGCCTCGGTGGATCTCAACCTGCTCGTGTCGCTGCACGCCATTCTCGAAGAGCGTTCCGTCACCGGCGCGGCCGAACGGGTGGGGCTGTCGCAGCCTGCGATGAGCCACGCCCTGCGGCGCATCCGGAAGCTCTTCGGCGACGAGATCCTCGTCCGCGAAGGGGGGCGCAGCCTGCTCACTCCGCGGGCGCAGGAGCTGCTCGGCCCTCTTCGGGTGGTGCTGCACGGGGTGGCCGGTCTGCTCGGCGGGCCGGCCTTCGATCCGGAGACGAGCAGGCGGACGGTGACCGTCGCGATGTCGTCGAGCATGGCCTACATTCTCGGGCACGCGATCACGACGATGCTGGAGGAGGAGGCGCCGCGGATGGGGTTGCGGATCATCACCACCACGATCCCGAGCGATGCGGTCTTCACCGAGCAGGGGGTCGATGTCCTGCTGCTCGCCGAGGGTTATGAGATCGACCATCCGCGTGAGCGGCTCTTCGACGACGAGTGGGTGGTCATCGGCGGCGTGCCGGAGTTTCATGAGCGGGATGTCATCGTCACCCTGCAGGACTGGCCGCACGTCGCGCTCATCTCGGACCGTCTCACGCGACCCTATGAGGTGCTGCGCCACCGTGGCGTCGAGGTTGACGTCCAGGTCCGGATCAACGACTACCTTCTGCTGCCGCAATTCGTTGCGGGCGCCCGCAAGGTCGGCCTGCACCGGCGTTCGGTGGCGGAGCGGATGGCGGAGTTCTATCCCCTGTATCTCGCCGATTTCCCGTTTCCCATGCTGGGGCTGGGCGTGGACATGGTGTGGAATCCGTGGCTCGGTGACGATGCTTTCCGCAGGTGGTTGCGCGATCTGCTGCGGCGAGCATGTGACATGCAGGGTGTGCATAGACATGATTAG